AGGTCCGGCTGAAGATGCTGTATGCGGCCACACGGGCCACAGTGAAGAAGGAGTTTGGGGGCGGCCACATCAAGGATGAGCTCTTTGGGACTGTGAAGGTAGCTCtcatcccctcccccccaccatcCCTCCACCAGCATCCTGGGCGGGGACCAGCCCCACCAGGTGTTATCACAGCCCAGTGCCAGGCTTGGGGGCGGGATAGGGGCATCCAGGAGCTGCAAGCCGGGATCTTCCCAGAGGTACCTATTTATGCCTCTCCACTCTCTGGCAGGACGATCTCTCCTTTGCTGGGTACCAGAAGCACCTGTCATCCTGTGCAGCACCTGCCCCGCTGACCTTGGCAGAGAGAGAGCTCCAGCAGATCCGTATAAACGAGGTGGGTTGGGTGCACTGAGCAGGGTAGCAGGAGTTCTAGTCAGAGGCCCTTGAGGCCTCTGCTCCCCTGGTGGGCCACACCTTGGTTCTGGCAGGTGGGGGCCTTGCTCACCCTTCTCATCCTCCCCAGGTGAAGACAGAGATCAGTGTGGAGAGCAAGCACCAGACCCTGCAGGGCCTGGCCTTCCCCCTACAGCCTGAGGCCCAGCGGGCGCTACAGCAGCTCAAGCAGAAGATGATCAACTACATCCAGCTGGTGGGCATCCAGTCCCTGCCCTGGCACACATGCAGGCACACTGTGCCCACCCCTGTTCCCACGCACAcgcatgtgcatgtgtgcaggCAGTTCCCAGCTTGGACCCTGCAGTTTGGTCTTGTACTCGTGGGAGCACACGGTCCACCCGCTGGGTCCCTGCCTGTCCCCATTTTGGGTCCCTCTCCATGAATAGGTGGAATGCACTCTGTCCCCTGCTGACACACGGGCCCATCAGTGAACACACTGCCCCCATTCCACCTGTCCACCCGGCATGAACACTCCCCCTGGGTTCACACTGACCCCTCATCCCCGAGTCCCTCTCTTCCCCCAGACTCCCTCTGCAGCCCCCTTggccaccccctcccccaggcaGGGCCCCTGTGCCCCACTGATTCACGTCCAGCCTCCTAATGGGGCAGCCCCCTTCAAGCAGAATGACTCCTCCCTTCCCAGGTGAGGCCCCTCTAGTGCCCTGCCCACTCCCTTGGTGGGACCTCCTCCTGCAGCAGAGCCTCCATAGGGGCAGAGTTGGGGCTGGGCCCAGGAGTGCTCTCTTCAGAGGGACCCCCACAGAGTGACAGCTGCTGGGAGAAGAGCCCTGGAAGGTGGACACACGCAGGTCCACTTTGGGTGCTGCCTGCCAGCCAAGCCCCCCTTGGGGGCTCCTGTTTGGTGGCTTGGGCCTGGGCCACCACCCACCAGGTGCCCTGACATCTCCCCTGGCCCTTGGCAGAAGCTGGACCTGGAGCGGGAGACCATCGAGCTGGTGCACACAGAGCCTACAGATGTGGCCCAGCTGCCCTCAAGGGTGCCCCGAGACGTTGCCCGCTACCACTTCTTCCTCTACAAGCACACCCATGAGGGCGACCCCCTCGAGTCTGTGGGTAAGTGGCTGCGGCAGGTCCCCCAAGCCTGACTGGGCAGGAATGGCGCTGCCTACAGCTGGGTGGACTGCTACTGGGGGTATCACCTGCCTAGTCTTACCTCCACGCCCCTCCCGTAGTGTTCATCTACTCAATGCCAGGCTACAAGTGCAGCATCAAGGAGCGCATGCTCTATTCCAGCTGCAAGAGCCGCCTCCTGGACTCCGTGGAGCAGGACTTCCAGCTGGAGATCTCCAAGAAGGTGGGCCCATTCCCCAGGGCCCACCTCCCAGGGCTCCTCACCCCACCGTCCACATGGGGCACTGGGAGTCCTGCGGTGACGGTGGAGCAGGGGTCAGGGTTGCCCTGTTGGATGGGTGGGGAAACCGAGGCTTGAGGGGTGGCATGCATTGCCCAAGGTGGCCGAGCTGATAGAGTGGCGTGAACAAGCCCCAGGTACCCATTACCTCCCCTTCCCCTGGGTCTGGAGGGCAGGTAGGGGGTGCCCCAGGCATGCAGGGCAGCAGGCCCCAGGGTCTGTGTTCCTGGGGATGGGTTTCCAGGTGGGGATCTGGGAGGAGACCCCTGGGCTGAGGTACGAGATATTGAGTGGGTGACTGTGGCTCTACCTGATGCAGATGGAGATTGGTGATGGGGCGGAGCTGACAGCCGAGTTCCTGTACGACGAGGTACACCCCAAGCAGCATGCCTTCAAGCAGGCCTTTGCCAAGCCCAAGGGTCCAGGGGGCAAGCGGGGTCACAAGCGCCTCATCCGTGGCCCCGGCGAGAACGGCGATGACAGCTAGGAGCCTGGACCTGAGCCAGGCCGGCATGTGGACTGGGGGGCCGCCTACCACACCACTCCCTGCCATCTCTCCTCCTTCAGCCTGGGCTCCCGGGGAGGCTTGCTTCCCTTGGGGCGGGGGTGCTGGTGGCTGAACACCCCCTGCAGCTTCCAAGGGCCACTGGGCTGGCATTTTGTGACCCTCCCCCATTGTCCATGCCTCTCATCCATGTGCCCAGGAGTCTGGGGATCTTGCCTGGCTACTCGGGAGGGCTAGGTGGGGGCCTAGCATGGCCCTGGCCACCAGGGGGAACTGAGACTAAGGTTCCAGAAGCCTCTAGCCACAAGGGGTGGGGTCcactggggctggggcagggggtcACTGCAGGACGGAATGGGTGAATGCTGTATTttctaaagaataaaatatttttaaatcaacaCCTGAGCTTGCCCCTGAAGGACCACCTCTGGGCACTGGGACGGGGAGGCCCCGTGCATATACCTGCCCTGTCTCAATATAAGGGAACCGTCAGCTTGGTAGGTAGAGGCCCAGTCCTCCTTTCCATGGGCGTAGGGCGGTCTATGTCCATGTGTGAGCAAGGTTGCAGCCTTATGTGGGCCTCTGTTGACAGGAACCTGGCCCAGGAGGTAGGCACCCCGGGGGGAGGCACGCCCGGGAGATAGGCACACCTTCACTGGAATGGGAAGGATGTGGATGTATTAGTTCCTGTGGCTgcagtaacaaattaccacaaagtcCATGCCTCAAAACAACCCAAGTTTATTATCATGTGGTTCTggagccagaagtctgaaatgagtcTTAGGAGCTAAAAtgaaggtgttggcagggttggttctttctggaggtcagaaggtTCCTTCTggagagaatccatttccttgccttttctagcttctagaggttgcctgcattccttggcttgtggcccctacCTGTCTCCAAGGCCAGAGCCTAGCATCCCTGACTTGACTTCCCTCTGCTTCCATCGATACATGTCCTGCAGACAAATCTCCCTCTTAAAGGACACTTGTGATGACATTTAAGGCCAACCCAgttaatccaggataatctcccatctcaagacccttattgtatctgcaaagtcccttttaccaTGTAAAGTAGCATCTTCCCAGGTTCTGGGGATGAGGCTGTGGCTAGctctggaatattactcagccagccAGTCTGGGGAGGGGCTTGGTCTAGGTTTCCCGGCTCAATGGGGCCTAGGCTGTGCTgggtgtttatctggaaacgctCGTGTCTGCGCACATGTATGCAGGCTTTCCTGCCTGTCAGTTCATTGGCCCTCTCTTGGGTACCTGTTTGTCCCCAAGGGAAGCAGGGGAAGGGGGCCGCTGTGTCCCTGTTCTTAACCACAGACTTTGAGAAAGTCTCCCTCAGGCCTGGGGTTCGGCAGGTGCCAGAGCCTCAGTCTGTACCTCTGATAAATGGGTAGAAGTCTCCACATCCCAGGGTAGGGAGGGACAGGGACGTGAAGGATTCAGCTGTTGGATGGGGACTCCCGTTCTGCCTGGGAGGGTGGCTTGGGTGgaaactgggcagtgttccatcgCTGAGGTCTTTTTCAGCCCCTGCTTAAGCCCCTAGAATTGTAGGGAGGAAAGCTGGCACCCCAGCCAGGACCTAGAGAAGATCTGTCTTTGCCCATTTCAAACATTGGTCCCCAGCTATTACACCGAGGCTGCTGAGCCAACTGGGGCCTGTGAGCCCGCTAGATGCCTGGCCCCTTGGAGCCTGCCTACCGTGGCACCCACCCAGAGGTAGGCGTGGCAGTTGTCCAGCCCTGCCTCCTCCAAGCAGAGACCCCATTTGCTTGTTTGTTCATTCATGCATTAATTCCATCACTCAGATACCCTCTCTGTGCCTGCCCAGAGTTGAGTGCTGGGGACCTATTCACTCTGCAAATCTTAAGCACTTACCATGCACCAGGCATGGTGCTGGGCCCTGGGGGTGCACAAAAAAGGCCCCCACCCTCTAGAAGCCAACATTCCAGCAGGGGAATAAGACAAGATGCAATGAGCCATGAAAAATCAGTGATGTATGTTAGAAGGTGAAATTGCTCAGAAGGAGAAAGAGCAGGTAAAAGGGGTTCGGGAGTGCTGGGTCCAGGAGGGTTTATGAGGGTCAGGGAGCCTCACTGAGGTGGAGAAGTGTGAGCAGAACTCAGAGGAGGTGAAGGAGGGCCCATATGAGTATCTGGAAGAAGAGCTTCCAGGCAGAGACAGCCACGTGTTCAAAGGCCCTGAGATGGGTGTGTTCAAGCAACTGAGGAGGCCATGGTGGTTGCAGATAGGTCAGGGAGGCAGGGTGGGCTGGAGCAGACCCTGTAGAGCCTTGGTGGCCATTATGGGGTGTGGACTGCGGCTGTGACTCTGGAGAGGGTCACGAGGGTCTGAGCAGAGGAAGGGTGTGACCTGACTTAGGTTTTAATGGGTCCCTCCAGGGCCCAAAAGAGAACAAGTTGTGGGGCGTGAGAGCAGCAGCTGAGCAACCAGTGAGAAGGCTGTGCTGGTCCAGGTGAGAGGTGACGGCGGCTCAAGCCAGGCTGTGGACATGGAAGTGGTGCACAGTAGGCAGATTTGGGCAGATTCTGAAGGTGGCACCAGCACGACTTGTTGAGGGTTCCCAGGTTGCCCTGGGGCTTTGGGCCTGAGCCATCAGAGTTACAGTCACCTGGCAGAGGGGATCAGCCAGAGGGTCCCAGTAGACCAGCGGTGGACCTGCCCCCAATGGAGCCCTGCCCTGGGGATGGGGTTGTGCTCTGAGGGGGACCTGGGGATGTCGGACATAGAGAAGAGGGTTCTGTTCTCAGAGGAGGTGCCGTGTGGCCAGGCTGCAGTGAAGGCAGGTGCAGCCTGATGGGGGGCTTGGAACCTGCTGACGCTGCCTGCCCTGGTGTGCCCCACAAGCTCCACAGGGACAGGAGCAGGAAGGTGCCAGTACCCCTGTTGTGAAAGGACCAGCTGTGGGGCAGAGGTTGAAGGGGTTGAGGGGGCTGAGGCTGAGGGTGAAAAATTCCTATTACAACTGGGGAGGGGCTCCGACTTGGGTGTCAGAGTGCCCAGCCcagaaaaatggaacaatttCAGGTTTCACTGACTTTGGactaggtggcgtagtggttaggtgctatggctgttaaccaagaggtcagcagtttgaacccaccaggtgctccttggaaactctatggggccgttctactctgtcctatagggttactatgagttggaatcaacttgacggcaacgggttttgttttttggctctgGGCCTCTTTCCCCTAGATCCCCCAGAAGACAGGTGTTAAGGCCCCGATGGGTTGCTGCGGGTTCTTAGGAGGGGCATGGGCGACGGCTGTTTGTGGGGCGAGTGGAAAGAGGAAGGGATAAAATGGTGTCTGCCATCTGGGTATGCAAATGGCGTCTGACTCATCTCACCCCCGCCCCCTACCCTTGCCACAGGAGGGGTGGGCCCATGGGGAGCCTGTTCCTCCTCTGGCAAAGCGCTTCTTGGGGGACTCCCTCCACCTGTTCCATCCCCACTTTGCTGGAAAGCAGAACACTGATTTTCCTGGCTCTCTGGCTGGGGTTCCAGGATTGAGGTAGAGGTAGGAGGAAGGGGCTGGGGTGAaatctcacttctttttttttcctctgtgtctctgctgctggcagaagGGACCCTGAGATCAAAGCGCAGTCTGCCAGCCAGCCCTCTGGAGAAGTCCCAGCTGCCCACCATGGTAGGAGAACAGCCCTGAACCCTAAGAAGGGATCAACTTGGCCAGGGAGGGAGGGCGGTGGGCTTGGGGGCCGCAGGCAACAGTGAAAGGGGCTATCACCTACATAGCCCTGGGGACACCCGCAGAACCCTGGAGAGATTAGAGCCGAAGCCCTTCTCTGAGCAGTGAGACCCAAACCCATTGTGcgcatggggagactgaggcccagggcTGCAGTCAGGTGGAGCTGGGGCTACCAGCCAAAGTCCTGATGCCCAGGGCTGGGCTCTGACTGCCACTTTGCTGCCCACCCCTCCCTCCAATCTGTTCTGACTTGTAGCATGGGCTGGGGACAAACTGGTGTAGCCAGGGGTACTGGGCAGGGTAGCCATCAGGGGCTTGGCAGGGGACCCTCACTCTTGGCTGGACCCTGGCCAAGGGGAGACAGAGGGGCTGGGAGTGACTGGCAGAGGGCATAGGGTTTTTTTTCAGGGCGGTGAGAGGGAAGGGGCCAGGTGCCACCTTGTTCAGGAGAACAGAAAAATGGCCCCTGATCAGAGGAAGGGAAAGTTGGGGAAAGGCCCAGTGGGTCCGCTGTCTAGCTGGTGTTGGGTTATGAATGAAAACTTTAAATCATGAGGCTGAATTCCAGGTCCGAGTTCTGAGTCAAAGGCTGGGTCTGAGACCTGAGTTCAGGTTCGCAGAGATTCCGAAGCCAAGTTCTCCCATGAGCTTCAGGGAGTGGGATGGGGGCTGGCAGAGGCGGA
The window above is part of the Loxodonta africana isolate mLoxAfr1 chromosome 22, mLoxAfr1.hap2, whole genome shotgun sequence genome. Proteins encoded here:
- the LOC100662104 gene encoding twinfilin-2 isoform X2 encodes the protein MAHQTGIHATEELKEFFAKARAGSIRLIKVIIEDEQLVLGASRELVGGWDQDYDRAVLPLLDDQQPCYLLYRLDSQNAQGFEWVFLAWSPDSSPVRLKMLYAATRATVKKEFGGGHIKDELFGTVKDDLSFAGYQKHLSSCAAPAPLTLAERELQQIRINEVKTEISVESKHQTLQGLAFPLQPEAQRALQQLKQKMINYIQLKLDLERETIELVHTEPTDVAQLPSRVPRDVARYHFFLYKHTHEGDPLESVVFIYSMPGYKCSIKERMLYSSCKSRLLDSVEQDFQLEISKKMEIGDGAELTAEFLYDEVHPKQHAFKQAFAKPKGPGGKRGHKRLIRGPGENGDDS